One Planktothrix tepida PCC 9214 genomic window, ACAACTAAACCCTGGAAACCTTGATCCACTGTAAACTATTTCTCAATTAGTCACCTTATTGGTTTTTCATTCCTTATTTTCTTAAAAAAAAATCGGTAATTCTCAAAGCTAGATTGATAATTGCCTGCTAATTGACCTGAATTAAATAAAGTTTGAAAATCATCTAAAATAATTAAGCAACGTTGCGATCGCAATATCCTCATCAATTCACTTAATTGTTCATTCAAAGTTACTGGAAGTTGATTTGTTGGTTTGTCTAATAAAAATTGCAGTAAATTTATTAATAATTCATTTAAAGCAGGTGCAGTCTCCAAACTTTGCCAAATTACCGCATCAAAATTTTCTTGAATCTCTTGAACTAATTTAACCGCTAATGCTGTTTTTCCAATTCCACTCATCCCCAAAAGCATCACCACTCGACACCGTTGTTCAAGTATCCAATCTTTTAAAGTTGCGAGTTCTTCTATTCGTCCAAAAAATTCAGAAATATCCGGTGCATCATCTAAATTAATTCTTAATAAAGGTTGATTTTTATTATTTTTAAGCGTAACAGAATCATCTGAGGATAAAGGAGGTTCATGACAAACATTAATATTATTAATTTGTACAGAATCTTTAGCAAAATTTAAGAAATTAGAATATTTTTGTCGCTTCAGAGTTGAACGTAAATTAGATTTTCTCACTTCTTCCCCTAAAGCATCGGAGAGAATTTTCCATAAATCAGAAGCAATATCCTTGACATGACCCTCAGAACAGTGAAACTCATCCGCCACTTGTGAGTATTTTTCGTTCTCTAAACTTCCCCGCAATATTGCTTCTTGAAGATCATCTAGGTGCTTTCCCGTTTTAGTAAAAACCAAATGATCCGCTAGTCTGAGGACTTCTTGCACATCCATACCCTACATTAAACGCTAGATTCATCTGTATTTTAGCCTACTTTTTCCGACCTCAACCACTTAATCCGACTTTTTCCGACTTTCTCAAATCTGAAAAAATATAAAATTCCCGACTTAATCCGACT contains:
- a CDS encoding NB-ARC domain-containing protein — its product is MDVQEVLRLADHLVFTKTGKHLDDLQEAILRGSLENEKYSQVADEFHCSEGHVKDIASDLWKILSDALGEEVRKSNLRSTLKRQKYSNFLNFAKDSVQINNINVCHEPPLSSDDSVTLKNNKNQPLLRINLDDAPDISEFFGRIEELATLKDWILEQRCRVVMLLGMSGIGKTALAVKLVQEIQENFDAVIWQSLETAPALNELLINLLQFLLDKPTNQLPVTLNEQLSELMRILRSQRCLIILDDFQTLFNSGQLAGNYQSSFENYRFFFKKIRNEKPIR